A stretch of the Capsicum annuum cultivar UCD-10X-F1 chromosome 8, UCD10Xv1.1, whole genome shotgun sequence genome encodes the following:
- the LOC107846492 gene encoding protein SMAX1-LIKE 3, translating to MRNGGCTIQQALTSEATSVVKQAVVLAKRRGHAQVTPLHVANTLLASSSGLLRTACLQSQTQSQSHPLRCKALELCFNVALNRLPTSSSSSSSPMLLGHHHHHQHHQHQHPSISNALLAAFKRAQAHQRRGSIVENQQQQQSSPLLAVKIDLEQLIISILDDPSVSRVMREAGFSSTQVKTNVEQAITSLDLMCTTSQNPKENNNNNNHIFLSLDQSVGLSNSSCNKVINSTTNSFPHHVKDEDVMCVVESLMNKRRKSIVIVGECIGSLEGVIKGVMDKVDQSLKEIKLISVPLSTFANITRQEVNQRIEELISLIKSLVNKGVVLYLGDLKWITDYRSNNDDTNDSRSGLFGYYCPVEHMVMELGRLVCNNIGENGKIWLVGIATFQTYMRCRSGHNSLESIWGLHPITVPTGSLGLSLNSDSDTQLELRSKASENGSCGMILDSVDDSSTFSSSLPSWLKDERQRLNSNHQGVSVEQLCNKWNSAVCNASHKKTKTFERSLTFPSTSSTFNSAFLDLEVHTREPSLRIYIPEHSDTDPRNAISSSSDQIMELDYYISMFKEFNLENLNILSSALEDKVSWQKEAIKEISSTILQCRSRMMKRSTNNGESKEETWLFFQGHDVQAKEKIARELARVVFGSYSRFISIALSNFSSTKMDYYKRSRDEQGCCSYIERFAQAMCSNPHRVFFMEDIEQVDYCSQRGIKKAIERGKIANSSGEEVSLSDAIIILSCDHDSNISSNCDGLDNGEISPRSISPNCVSLDLNISIDDHETSVDDIRLIESVDKCIMFRIQEM from the exons ATGAGGAATGGAGGTTGCACAATACAACAAGCTCTAACATCAGAGGCAACAAGTGTAGTAAAACAAGCTGTTGTACTAGCTAAGCGTCGCGGCCATGCCCAAGTGACACCTCTCCATGTAGCCAACACCCTACTTGCTTCATCTTCTGGCTTGCTTAGAACAGCATGCCTCCAGtctcagactcagtctcagtctcaTCCTCTTCGTTGTAAAGCCCTTGAGCTTTGCTTCAACGTGGCCCTCAATCGCCTTcctacatcatcatcatcttctagtAGTCCCATGTTATTaggtcatcatcatcatcaccagcATCATCAGCATCAACATCCTTCCATTTCTAACGCGCTTCTAGCTGCCTTCAAGCGCGCTCAAGCTCATCAAAGGAGAGGATCAATAGTagagaatcaacaacaacaacaatcatcACCTCTTCTAGCTGTGAAGATAGATCTTGAACAACTCATAATTTCCATCTTGGATGATCCTAGTGTAAGTAGGGTTATGAGAGAAGCTGGCTTTTCAAGTACTCAAGTCAAAACCAATGTTGAACAAGCTATAACTTCACTAGACCTCATGTGTACCACTTCTCAAAATcccaaagaaaacaacaacaacaacaaccatataTTCCTTTCTCTTGATCAAAGTGTTGGATTATCAAACTCAAGTTGCAACAAAGTGATCAATAGTACTACCAACTCTTTTCCACATCATGTTAAAGATGAAGATGTGATGTGTGTAGTGGAAAGTCTAATGaacaaaaggagaaaaagtaTTGTGATAGTTGGTGAATGTATTGGTAGTTTAGAAGGGGTGATTAAAGGAGTAATGGATAAAGTTGATCAATCATTAAAGGAAATTAAGCTCATAAGTGTACCACTTTCAACATTTGCTAATATCACAAGACAAGAAGTTAACCAAAGAATAGAAGAGTTGATTTCACTTATAAAAAGTCTAGTAAACAAAGGGGTTGTTTTATACTTGGGAGACCTCAAGTGGATTACTGATTATAGGTCTAATAATGATGATACCAATGATTCAAGAAGTGGATTATTTGGCTATTATTGTCCTGTGGAACATATGGTCATGGAACTTGGGAGATTGGTTTGTAATAATATTGGTGAAAATGGAAAAATTTGGCTAGTTGGAATTGCAACATTTCAAACTTACATGAGATGTAGAAGTGGTCATAATTCATTGGAATCTATTTGGGGCCTTCATCCTATTACTGTTCCTACTGGAAGTTTGGGGCTTAGTCTCAACTCCGACAG TGATACACAACTTGAACTTAGAAGCAAGGCATCTGAAAATGGATCATGTGGGATGATTCTTGATAGTGTGGATGATTCTTCAACATTCTCCTCAAGTTTACCTTCATGGCTTAAAGATGAGAGGCAAAGACTCAATAGTAATCATCAG gGTGTGTCAGTTGAACAGCTCTGCAACAAGTGGAATTCAGCTGTATGCAATGCGTCTCATAAGAAAACCAAGACGTTTGAAAGAAGTTTAACCTTCCCTAGTACTTCTTCAACATTCAATTCTGCATTTCTTGATCTAGAAGTACATACACGCGAACCAAGTCTGAGAATCTACATTCCTGAGCATAGTGATACTGACCCCAGAAACGCGATTTCTTCCTCAAGTGATCAAATTATGGAGTTGGATTACTACATTTCAATGTTTAAAGAGTTCAATTTGGAAAACTTGAACATACTTTCCAGTGCATTAGAGGACAAAGTATCATGGCAAAAAGAGGCAATCAAAGAAATTTCGAGTACAATATTGCAATGTAGGTCAAGAATGATGAAAAGATCAACAAATAATGGTGAATCCAAAGAAGAAACTTGGTTATTTTTCCAAGGACATGATGTTCAAGCAAAGGAGAAAATCGCGAGGGAATTAGCTAGGGTTGTGTTTGGTTCTTATTCGCGCTTCATATCAATAGCTCTGAGTAATTTTTCCTCAACGAAGATGGATTACTACAAAAGATCGCGAGATGAACAAGGTTGTTGTAGCTACATCGAGAGATTTGCACAAGCAATGTGTTCAAATCCTCATCGCGTTTTCTTCATGGAGGATATAGAACAAGTAGACTATTGTTCTCAAAGAGGGATCAAGAAGGCAATTGAAAGAGGAAAAATTGCAAATTCAAGTGGTGAAGAAGTGAGTTTAAGTGATGCAATTATCATTTTAAGTTGTGATCATGATAGTAATATTAGTTCTAATTGTGATGGATTAGACAATGGAGAGATTAGTCCTAGAAGTATTAGTCCTAATTGTGTTTCTTTGGACTTAAACATCTCCATTGATGATCATGAAACTAGTGTTGATGATATTAGGCTTATTGAAAGTGTTGATAAATGTATTATGTTTAGAATTCAAGAAATGTAG